The stretch of DNA GGGAAGGTGGACAATGGTAGTGGTACAACAGCTTTTAGAGAAGGGCTAACGAGGAGAGTCATGTGCTTGTACATCTCATCTGTTGTGGTGTTGCATCCATTGGACCTGCTTAGAGATTAAACCTTAAAGTAAGTGATGCTTTTTAAGAAACGAGAGTTAAAGTGCTGGACTTAATGCCAGATTGCTGCTGGTGGTGTTATCTGTGGGGTTCTTTGGTCAAGAGAAGCTTTGTCAGCTGTCAAGTtcagaaaaaagttttaaatactTAACTCTTCTTTCAGTCCCCAGGGAAGGCTGTAATTGATTTCTTATTTAATGGATCAGGCATCCAAAAGGTAGAAAAGGACAAGTATCACAGTACCAAAATGAACATAAATTGGAagattgacttttttttttactttaaatgctCTGGGTAGCATAGTGTTACCTTCTGACCTAGATGTGTTATAGAACAGGGTACTGTGAATTCTTCCAATGAAGGAGGAATCTGTTATAACACGAAAGTTTTGATGTAGTTGTGTTTATTTACTAAAACAAGATGATGTCTCTATCCTGTCTCAAATCAACACTGCATGCAAAAAGGTGTCCCGAGCATCTTACAAGAATCACATTCGTGGTACTTACCTACATTTCTTTTACTTCCTTAATGTCTTCCCTCTCCATGTTAAAAACAAGAGTGCAGGATGCCTAGGTGGAGCTGTTGCCTGTATGTTTACGTGTTCATGGTGATATATATCTTGTATTTGCTTTTTGGGGGCAGTTTGTATCCTAGCTTTTGGAATGAAGCCACTTTATTGGTTTTAGTCTCAGATGAGGTTGGTTACAAGCTGCCCACTCTGAGGTTTAGCTCAGCCTAGCAGCAACATGCATGACTTCACATTTATTTATGCATCTTAAAGTGCAGGTGTCAGAAACATGCACTGTTAGTATCTAGTTCCAAGTACATGCTTACTTAATGATACTAGCTGCTGATCTCTTAGCCTGGGAAGACGCAGCTATAAAATTCAGGCTTAGAAATTTGCACAATGAACACTTACCAGAAGCATAATGAATGAAAAACATCTGCTTGCTATGCAGAGCATTGAATTGTCTTCTGCTTTCCAACACACTAGGCTGGTGGAAGCATTCTTCTCAAATACCACACAGGCTGAGATACACCACTTTCCACTCAGTATCTTGGAGATTTTGTCAGTTGGAAATGTAAGACTTATGGAACTTTGACCAGTATCAggtaaaaagcaaaatgaagtaaTGGACAGAGAGTTAAAAGGACGTTTGAGCCTCTTATTGCAGTCAGAATCTAAAAAGGCTGCTTGGAAAAGTCTTTTGAATTCCTTAACATCACCTGTCTAAAACTGCCACGCAAGACTGAACAGTACTTCCACAGTAAAGTATAAAAGCTTTTTGACAGCAGGTGTGAGAGCTGTATTAAGTCATCCATCTGTGGTGCCAGCTGAttgttttcccttcctgctAGTGGCTTTGATTCACAGTGTTTAGATGATAAGACCTCTCACTTTGTTTCTACATAGATTTGTTCCTCACTTGGGATTGGAAGCTCTCATCACTCCCTGGGTTTGTCTGCTGCTGAGTGCTGTTCAACCAGCACAGGAATTCAAAATGGGAATAGTTGTGCTGTAGTTGCAGTGAAGACATAGATTAGCCTGTATGGGTTTTGGAAACAGCTCCTGTTTGGAACAAGGCATTATGACCCTGCTGGTACACTGAAATAAGAACTTCAGTAAGGCCTCCATGCTGCAGGTGTGGCATTACGCTTGTGTTGTGAAGCCTGAATTGCAGAGAAACCAGTGCTTCTGCTACTTGGATCTTGTcacttgaggaaaaacaagcaaataaacacccaccccccccgccccaacCCAGAAGACTTCCTCCACCCTGCAGCAGACTCTGAGCTGAGTGCAATAATGCTCTCGGGCAATGAACAGAAGGCTGAGTCAGCCTCCCCCTCAAATCAGAATTGGCTTTAATTATTCTTAATTGAATTCTGTTACTGAAATTAAGttcataaaatacagaaatgtattCTGTCATGGGAAcagatcttttaaaataaaatgcacaagTGCTTGACCCTGGGAGCAGACTggttagaaataaatgaaatcaTTACATACTTGAATGCTAATAATGAAATTCTCTGGACTGGCAATTCACTGTATGCCTGCAAAAATAGCCCTGAAGTGACTAATAGGCAATTTTATTTGCCTCTTCTGTTACTTTAAGAGTATtccaatgtgaaaaaaaatactagagAAACCTTAGCAGATTTGAGGTTACAACATGTCTGTGAAGGGTAAACCCAAAGGGGATTGTTGTTTACAGTGTTGTTAGTTGCCAAGTAAGAGCACTGTATCTCCTATGTCTACTAAGACTTATTCTTGGTTAACTTGTTTCATGCTTATGTGCTAAAGATGAAGTTTCTCCTTGGTAGTCGTGTATGAGCACTAGTGCTTGgtctgcagtgctggctctgtgctgctctctgctcctcagcatACCACGTCCTGCCTGAAGGCAGTAAAAGTAAGTCTTTAAGACACCCAACACATCTATTAAAAGAGGTTTAATCCAGTATGGTTTCTAAATATTAACCATGTACTAGTTTCCAGCTGTGACATGCAGtacatattttaattaaaaaaagagtaatacaAAACAATTGAATATAAAAATGAGCCCAAGTCCCCTGACGTCACAGTGCGTCCAGTAGAATATGACaacagaaaagagcaaaaagtGTCATTTCATACAGGAAAATGTCCAAAAAGCTCTTTCTCATAAAAGCAAAGGTGGTTTGTCACACGTAGAAGCAaccatttgttttgctttctcagtGGTGTGGAAAGAGGAGATACCAGAGCTGCACGTTGGGCCCCTCTGGCCATGGCCagcaccttccccagcacctgcTCTCTGTTTGGTACCGTGTGTCTGCTGTTAGCAGCCAGCTGCTAGCAGGGACCTGGAACCCAAGCCATGACCTTGTTCCAAAGGAAATCTGTCTTTATTGATTTATCCCTGATGTTCATTTACTCTGTTAGTACCGTCTGCTCTcagtttaattacttttttgttAAGGCCACCTGTTCCGGTACTATATTAATTTAAGTGTCTTTAGGTTTCTTTGAAGTAGACCTACCTGATGCCATATGCAAGGAGCATGTCATGCTTTTTCCAAGCAGTATGCATTTAGGTGCACATAAATATTTCAAGGTAGGTTCTGCTACCTGGGAAAATGCCTTCTTGCAAACTCAGAAGGCTTTTCCCCCAGAATATTGGACCATGACATAAATCATGTCTTTCCAGAGGAAGAGAACccataacaaaacaaaaaacccaacgaAACTGAAAACCACACGTCTCAAAAAGAGAGTCTagggaaattaatttcattgCAGACATtagtttggagggttttttgccttttcacagTGGGAAGGGTGCATTGCCCTCCTGGGGCCCAGCTATCCTGAGTTTTCCAGAGGGTCGTCTGCTTTGTGAAGTCAGCGGACTGAGCCCAGCGCCACCTCTCCCAGGAGGACCAGTGTGTGCAACACAGCATGAGATCAGTGCTGTCTTGCACACAAATACTGTCAGGCTGTGTATGCAGGTGCTGTTGGATGGTATTTAGCAAACCTTCCTTACCTGTGTGTGCAAACACGCCCAGGGGCTTCCACACAAATGGCAGGAAAGGGGCTGGTTAGACCATGCCTCatctgttctatttcttttctgtggtgaaactgcagaaactgggaTGTGACTCCATCCAAGCAGCTTAAAAAAGTGATAGTGAATGTTTGATGAGCCAGCTCCCCTGTGGCACAATCATACTTTGAGGTTTGTTCTTGCTGCAGATTTCCAGTTGTCACTTGTTGCAGATAGGCAGTAGATATAACTGTATTGAAACCAACATGTTAACTATAATCTATGCCTTCAGTTCTTGAGATAGTGGAATATTCAAGCTTCAGATAAAGAAATACTGTTAGtcaattaagaaaaatacaaataaaggaGAGGCATTCTGAGCCTCTCCTCCTTGGCACAGGAAAAAGTATAAAAGCTATAAGGGTTAAAGATCTGGAGTTAAGAAAGCATATCAAAAGCTCTGCTTATACATTTAAAATGCTCTGTTCCCATTCACTCAGTACATTGTAGTGCCGAGTAAGGAGGAGCAGGGGAGAAATGAGATGTGCTGTTTGGATACAGACTTCTGTGACAGGTTGAACTACTGTAAAATCCATAGTTCTAACAGAGTATGTAATGATGTTGGGAATAGTGTCCTTTTCCAGATCACTGCCCTGTCTACGCTTTGGTGACTCCATGAACAGTGAGATGGAAAGAGGATACCAAGGCTGAAATAAAGGAGATATTTCAATTGGCAGTGCAttcagcaaagaggaaagtGCTTGATCATCTTCCCTTCACGCTTGGTTGGTGTTTGGTTCTTCAGTCTGAGTCAGAATCAGAGTCCTCATCTGAAATTTAAAACAAGGAACACTAGTGAAAAGGAAACTGGCAATCTCCACGTCAGCATTAGCTCTTGCTGGGAGAGATGTGTCTGCTTCCAAGAACAAGGCATATTTAGGAAAAGGCTTGTACAACTGTTCTCACCAATGTGATGGAGATTTAAATGGTATTTCAAAGGAATTAAGAAATACTGCCCAGAGGCACATAGACCACTACGACGTAGGTTACAGTTCAGATGAAAGAAGTTGCAGAGCTATTCTTGTTAAGAGAGGAAGTGCTGAAGACATGCTTCCTGTACTAGAATATTGCTGTTTGCTGTGGGTCGTGGTCACGCACTGCCAGTTAAACGTGTCTGAAAGCCAGAAGCATTAACATGTTAAGAAATCCCAATAGGCCTATAGAGGAACATCTTACCCAAACTCTAGACTCTGCTTGCAAGGAAGCAAGGGATTTCTGACCTCAGCAGTTGAGTCCCAGTGCGAACATGCGTTTGGTACTGGAGAAATTGagtgctgtggggcagagccCTTCTAGCACAGTCAAATCATCGACACAAGGCTGCACGACTCCATATTTGTAAGTTTAtccatttctctctccatctccaGGGAAATTAGATGTAATCTTTAGCCTAATTTTATACTCTTGTCACCTGATCTTCTTCTGAGGTCAGTTCAGTTTGTGGGGGATAAAGTTTTTAGTCTTAACAGTCTGTTTCCTTTGATCTGTTCCTTTATTTCTTCGTCTCTCTCTTTGGCCTACAGCTTGCAAAACATTTAAGAGTTTTCTAAAGGATCTAAAAAAGACATTGCTGTATACCTTCCTGGATTCTATACATGGCTTGGGTGTTTGTTTCTGATGGGTtttgtggggatttttgtttctttttaagtgtGAGTAAATCTTTTTCACCTGTGTGAGTGCAATGAGTAGTGGCATGGTGGGGATGTCAGGTTTGGGCTCCTGAGTACTGCAGAACAGCTACCGGTGTCCTGGTGACTTGAAATTGGTTTGAACTTCCAACAGCAGTTCcctatttatttttgtctaaatGGATCTGCCTGATTTGAGGTAGAATGTACCTTCTATATTAGAAAGGACTTTGATAACAATCTTGTTAACTTTATGCTGTGTGGCCCTTGAATTTCAAGGCCCTTTGCCCACAGAGGATCAAAGCCTGACCCTGAATAAGTAATCAAGATAAAGTGATGATAAAGAGAAAAGCACTATTTGACATAAAAGACTGTGGACTAATGGATGTTAATGATTAAGTTATGGAAAAAGTAAGGTTTGTTTCTAAAGTATTGCATCttgatgggaagaaaaaagtctgtGCTGCACAAGAATTTCTATAATTGGATTTAGGAGCTTTCAAAGGCACAAAACTCTGAGAAACTTCACATTCCTGGCTTCCTAGTTACCTTTATAAATTGCTGAAATAACAACTGTTTTTTAAGGTTAAGCAGCTTCGTAATTCAGCATATCTGTGGCATGCAAAATCAAGGTAGGCAAGAAtggaaactgctgttactgAGTGCTCCTGCTCCCCTGTGAAGGgtgaaatggagaagaaaatctCAAGTTACACGCTTGTGTAACTCAACTGGGGGATTTTGCCTACCTTCTGACTTGCGCCTCTCGGGGGAATCGGAACCACCTTGCCCTTGCTTGAGAAAAGTGACCAGGTCGTTGAAGGTTATGTAGAAATCAATGGCATACACGATTGTGGCTATAAATCCAAACACCTACAATGGCAAAAGAATACTTTAACAACAGGTCATGGCCATCAATgacaaaccaaaacaagctgACACAGGAAAATATCTTAAAGAAAACTTGGGCTTGACTTTTTTTGGCCTGTGCCTTTCTAAAAAGACAGGGAAGGAATATATCTCCCGGTCCATTGGCATCAACCGAAGTACAGCTATTCTGAAAGCCTCTGTAGTGATCCTTGCAGTTGCTCTATTGGATGTGTCCTTAGTCCTTCCCTAAGCTACATTCATCCCTCTTTGGCCCTGGGCATGTTCTGAGCATCAGCATtgccctgtgctgggagctACAGGAGAAGGTAACACCTGCACTCCACCATCCCAGAGCAACTCTGCCACCAAGATCTCATCTctgtttctctgatttttttttttttactggtttgCAAGGAGACATTTCTATTGCAGAGTCAACTAGATCAAGATAAAATGATTCTGGAGTTAGCGATTTAGTGTCTGAAGCAGCGGCAGCATGGCAAGAGGTGGCTGGTTTTCAGTCCAAGAAGCCAGGGTAAATGCTGTGCTGCATTGCTCCATCTCTAAATGGACTGACAAAGCAAGCTCTTTGTTTGGCAATTGCATGTGTCTTGGGATGGTTTGGGAAGGGTTGCTGGTTAATGCTACTGGGTATTGTTCCTCctaagcttttaaaattattatgcAAATGTTATTTATGTTGCATACATTATTGATGCTTAGAGTCAAGTTGCAGAGGGAAGAGCTGTATCATATTTCTGAATACAAAATGCTGATGACAAAGGCTCTCTCCTGGGCAGGCCATATACTGGTGGGTAAAATAacagtatttttgtttcaaCTCATACAAGTAAAatgaagcagcagaggcaggtgGTTGAAATTACTTAATTTAGATTGTCCTTAGTTACAGGATTGAGTTCTGTTTTTTAGTTATTACTCTTCCCTCTATTCAAGGATTGTGATGTTCTTTGCACGGAGAGAGAAGTTTAAATTCCCTGTATAGCTGGTAAATTAAAAATCACAATAGGTGCCTTCCCCAAGTTGTACAGTTAACATTGAGCAGCACTGTTAGGATAAAGATACTATTGATGGATTCAAAACCTGCTTTTCTAAATAGCTGAccattttttccttgcttttggcAAATCTAATTCTCAGTTCGTTAGTTGAAGAAACTTCTTCTATTTGCAATGGGGTAAAAATGTTATTGTCCATATGCAGTTCACCAGAACACTGGAGTGGAAAGCTCATGTCTACTTACTCCTGCTGCTTTAGCTGATCCATCATTGTATTTTGAGACAGCAGCAATTGAAATGGCAAAGTAAATAATGGCAGCAGTGACACACCGCAAGAAATCCTGTAAAATAAGCAATGTTGCGTTCTCAGATTAGTCATGTAATTCCAACATACACACTCCTCTCAGAAGGATTCCACAAATGAGCACTAGAAACCTTTGTTGTTGTCAGTGGACTCGCCTGATGCTGCAGCGTGACCACAGCCTGGTAGTTTGTAGCGGATGAGTTGCTCATCTgggatatatttttaaatgagagtTGACTGGAATCTTGGCACAAGCCTCTGCTCTTACAGATGTTGGTATAAATCCTACTTGTACCATGTGTATGTCAGGCAGACCTTTCTTCAGGCTGAGAGGGGCTGTCCTTCTGGGACATTTAATTTGGAGTGCAGCGAGGCTCTACTGAATCATTTCAAATGCCTTAAAGAGTCTTATCTTTAAGCAGAACTCCTGCAGTACCAAAGGGTCTGGAGCAGTGTATGAACTCCCGCGGGGATCAGGCGTGTGCTTGCTTCTATATAGAAGTAGGCCTGTCTGTAGGAACACTTCATTTAGAAACAAACCGCTTTGTTCAGTGTTTAAAACAATGACTTATACTGAGTGTGTACACTTGTAAGTCCAACAGCTAGCCCGATGTGAATGTATCTGTCATACAGGCAGTGATGTGCCAGAGCAACGGCCTCTGAACTGTGTATCCAATAAAGAGCTGTGATTCCCAGAGCATATGTAAACCACGTGAGCTGGAATAATGGTATCTTGAGCTCTGTTCACAATTAGATCTTCTGCCTTTTCAGAACAGATGGGCAAGATGTCTCAAAACACAAATCCTACATGAAACTTGACTCTTCTGAAGTCAGGACAAGGTCAGTTATCTACATTCTGTGGCTGGAGTATATTATGGTAATGGACATAATAGACtacaagtgatttttttatttagctCTGGAATCAGATTAATGTAGAAAATGGGAGAACTATGGAACTGAGATTACCACCTGAAAACCACACATGCTGTCATAGCCAAGGTCACTGCTCTTGGTTTATCCACCAGTGGCCTTGCTATCAGTACTTCTACACATTGAGAGCTCCAATTACAGTCTCACTATGACAAACTATTGCTTGACTGTACCAAAAGAGAATCCAGCTTTATGAGATGAGCATTTTTTTGGAAGCATTTGTAATGTTATTAGACAAGTGCTCCCTTTACAATGTGTATTTGAAGCAACAGAGACATCCAGTGGCCAGTGCGCAGGGATGATCTGCAATGATGAGCCCGAGGATGTACATCCAGGGGCCAGTGTACAGGGATCACCTTCAGTGATGAGCCTGAGGACTCCCCAGTTTTCCAGTGTTTCCTCTGTGTGAGTGAGCATCTGCTGGCAAGAGCTGCAGGGCTTCTCCCTGTAACAGCAGTAGCTGCCAGTATGTGAGTATGACTCTGCATCTCAGCAGCTCTTACCtgaaaactttaaaacatttttagtcAAGTGTATCCACTTCTACACAGCATGTCTGTTTCCCCATTCTTAAGGGTGGCAACATTAAGGAGCTCCCAGCAGTAGTTGGGGGCTTAGTTAGGCTGGTGTTGCCTGCATCTGAAGATCCAGCCCTAAGCCCTTTGTCTGGAATAGGGCATAAATTCTGTGCTTTAATAAAACCATGCTTTCAGTCAGCACCAAAAAAGCTGGAGTATGTAGTACAGCACAAAGAGTGTTTTGGGACCTTTAGAATGAGAAACAATATGGACAAGTTTCTAATAGGGGTCTGAAGTTGTTACCAGTCTACCTAAGCTCCCATATAGTCCCTTTTACTCATGCTGTACAACTAAATCTGTGGTTTTGTATTGCATGTTTCACTTACCGTCAAAGGCCAGTAGAGTCCTTTAAACTTCTCATTAAGTTTGAAGGCataggcaaaaaaaagaaagagtgcCAGCAAAAACTCTAGGAGTGGTGCCATCATGAAAGCAACAGCTGGAGATGCAAT from Colius striatus isolate bColStr4 chromosome 14, bColStr4.1.hap1, whole genome shotgun sequence encodes:
- the CMTM3 gene encoding CKLF-like MARVEL transmembrane domain-containing protein 3, with translation MEEPEPAGTAAGQPGLRALLPPREFLCSRKGQLLLAEAVLSFIIFICYIASPAVAFMMAPLLEFLLALFLFFAYAFKLNEKFKGLYWPLTDFLRCVTAAIIYFAISIAAVSKYNDGSAKAAGVFGFIATIVYAIDFYITFNDLVTFLKQGQGGSDSPERRKSEDEDSDSDSD